A genome region from Erythrolamprus reginae isolate rEryReg1 chromosome 4, rEryReg1.hap1, whole genome shotgun sequence includes the following:
- the P2RY2 gene encoding P2Y purinoceptor 2, which produces MENVTFLLYSANASSNSSEPGCGEEDHPYKCKFDEDFKYILLPVSYSIVFVVGLTLNLLALYIFIFRIKTWNTSTTYMFNLAVSDLLYVISLPLLVYYYAMEDNWPFSVGLCKIVRFLFYTNLYCSILFLLCISAHRFMGVCFPLRSLEWGQVRYARWVSAIVWLVVISCQSPVLFFVTTSQRCNSITCHDTSAKELFDQFLIYSSVMLVLLFCIPFLLLLVCYCMMARKLLQPTRGISRMSSSKKKSVKMIIIVMSVFIVCFLPFHITRTLYYSFRSWDLSCPTLNAINLAYKLTRPLASTNSCLDPILYFLAGQKFVKFACPQTTAKNGTQSATSTVPHCNFRGRDNVAMKTKNAAS; this is translated from the coding sequence ATGGAGAACGTCACGTTCCTGCTGTACTCGGCGAATGCCAGCAGCAACTCCTCGGAGcccggctgtggcgaggaggaccaCCCGTACAAGTGCAAATTCGATGAGGACTTCAAATACATCCTCCTGCCCGTCTCCTACAGCATTGTCTTCGTGGTGGGCCTGACCCTCAATCTCCTGGCCCTCTACATCTTCATCTTCCGCATCAAGACCTGGAACACCTCCACCACCTACATGTTCAACCTGGCGGTGTCCGACTTGCTCTACGTCATCTCGTTGCCCTTGCTGGTCTACTACTATGCCATGGAGGACAACTGGCCCTTCAGCGTGGGCTTGTGCAAGATCGTCCGCTTCCTGTTCTACACCAACCTGTACTGCagtatcctcttcctcctctgtatCAGCGCCCACCGTTTCATGGGCGTCTGCTTCCCGCTGAGGTCCCTGGAGTGGGGTCAAGTCCGCTACGCCCGTTGGGTTTCTGCCATTGTCTGGCTCGTGGTGATCTCCTGTCAGTCCCCGGTCCTCTTCTTCGTGACCACCAGCCAAAGATGCAACAGCATCACCTGCCATGATACGTCCGCCAAGGAACTCTTCGACCAGTTCCTCATCTACAGTTCGGTCATGTTGGTCCTTCTCTTCTgcatccctttccttcttctcctcgtcTGCTACTGCATGATGGCCCGGAAACTTCTCCAGCCCACCAGGGGCATCTCCCGCATGTCCAGCTCCAAGAAGAAATCCGTCAAGATGATCATCATCGTCATGTCGGTCTTCATCGTTTGCTTCCTGCCCTTCCACATCACCCGTACTCTGTACTATTCCTTCCGCAGCTGGGACCTCAGTTGCCCCACGCTCAACGCCATCAACTTGGCCTACAAACTCACCCGCCCTTTGGCCAGTACCAACAGCTGCCTGGACCCCATCCTGTACTTTTTAGCCGGGCAAAAGTTTGTCAAATTTGCTTGCCCCCAGACTACGGCAAAAAACGGCACCCAGTCGGCAACCAGTACCGTTCCACACTGCAACTTTCGGGGCCGAGACAACGTAGCCATGAAAACTAAGAACGCAGCGTCGTAG